CCAAGTTTGCCTTTAATTGTTCAAGGTTTAATTCTTCAAACAATGGTAGAATTATGGAGTTTATTCTCTCTCAATAGACTTAGCCTGGGTTCTAATCATGACTTGAGCCTGTCTTGGAGAGAAAGACTTATTGCAACTATTATTCTTCCTTTAGCCAttctattaataataaaattattaaatattttttaaaaggtGGTTAAGCAATTTTTTGCATTAATTCTCTATATAAGGAATTAAGGATGTAGCCTCTAAGGCATATTTGATTTGTTGTTGAGGTATGCTATTTTGGATGTGAGAACCTAGGATCTGCACCTTTCACAAGCACAAATATAGGTCATTTTATTAGTGTTCTAAATCAACCCAAGCATCTTTTTTGTAGTCACTCAAACTCTTTTTGCAAGTCATTAGAACAATTTTTGCCTTGATGTGTAGCACAACTCTCAGATACCTCCTACTCATGTCGCCTGCAAATATTTAACATAATGTACCAGTCCACTAAATATCCTATGATATTCTTCTATAGTAAAGGCCCCATACCGTAAAATGCATAAGCAACATTCCAAATCCACAAACAAATCCCAAGATCAAAGTGCCTGTGCTCATATTCTCCTGCAAATATAGATTAACATAATAGATCCTTACTTCATGTTAATGAATCCTTACCTCATGCTTTTCCATTTGTTACTCTCACATGAAATCATCTGGATGCCTATGTTGTTTGTTCTTTCTTTTGTTTGAAAGATCTATGTTTTTTTCTGTATATATTATCTTTGCACTCCCATAAGAATAAATGTTTGTATCATATTTCTTTTCCTTATTGTCTAAAGCAAgaaagaaccaagtttgggatgaTCAAGAAACTTCTATGTGGAAGGATTTACTGTTAGATTTATTTCCTGATACAGGGTTCAGCATCTAAATGTATGGGTTCTAAATGTTCAGATGTTGCTTTGCCTGGAAAAGGAATGTCCACTGTTGTCCAGAAGCACTGTACTTGTTGCAGTACTAACAACCCGAATGGTACAGCTGACCAAGAAGGAAAGGTAGCAAACACTCTtttgtaattatatatttcatTCATCATTGTTCATGCAACAAACAGATACATGTAGTCACACAAATTATATTCATTTTGGTGCTCTTTTTTCCCTCAGTTTCAATGTAATGCTTGTGGAACTACTAGTACAAATGAAAGTGAATTTCATTTGGCCTCAAACACATCCGCTGATAAAGTGGACGAAGAGGTGAGAGGTGGAGCatagattatttattattttggttTAAGAGATTGTTGGATGCAGAATTTAAGTTGCTTTTGCAGATGCATTAGAGGAGAGTTGAGAAGGAGTTGCAAGATGTGCTCGTGCCTCTCTTTCACTCTCTctttctatctctctctctctctccctctctctctctctctttctctctcaaacacatgcattattaaattttaaacaaacatttgtcttttttcttcttttctcttcatTCTAGGGGGATGTTGATTTGCAGTTTTTACTAGAGAATGATAGCTCACTGGTTGAGGCATCAATCAAGAAATATTCTGATCAACTATTCACAATGGTAATTTTCAGAAATTTAATCCATTTTTTATGGCTCTGTACCAAGGCCACGTTGTGTTTGGAATATTAGTTTTGTGATTATAGCTGAACAAAGGGTAGATGCTTGTTTTCAGCTTGGTCACATGGAGAAGCAACTTGAAGAACTTCTTGATGTTGTGGTGTCTACATGCAGGTATGATACATTTGATGCTTGACAGAAAGACAAGTTGGTTTTTTGCTGttcaagtttcatattcctcaatCATAGCATATGCAATTGTATAAATGCAAGTAATGACCTATTAATGATGTTCTGATACATGGAATGTGATGTTTTCAAGTAAAAAGATTGGGAGGAGAAGAGGGGTTAATTTGGCCATTATTAATATTGCAAAATGAAGGCTTTTGTAACACCACattaaaataaatacataaataaaaaaataagatgcaataatGCCTAATGTTGAGAATAAATATTAGAGAAGTGAAATTCAATCGAACTAACCAAACTCACCAGTAAGCTGTGCTAGTGTTGAGTTTTGGctttgtatatataacatcttggGCCGTGTTTTTGTGCCCCAACTTTTTGATTTTTGAATGTGTAAATTGCTATTCTGCCTTAATATTACCTTGACTTCAACTGAACTGCCATCTCCGAGCTGCAGGCCCATGTCCCTTGCGGAGAAGAAGCAGCTTCAAAAACTGATTCAGAAGCTACCACCAAAAAATCTCAACCGTGTGGCTGAAATTGTCCAACGTAGCAAGTCATTAGAAACACAGAACTGTGATGAAATTTTTGTTGATTTGGAGAAAGAGGTAACGGAACATCAAATTATTTTTTGTTGATATGTTAATATATTCTGATTCTCTCTAGTATCTTCCCTTTTCCAGGACAATGCAACTCTGTGGAGGTTGTATTACTATGTTGAAGCAGTTGAAAAAGCTAGAAAGCTCTCATAatagcaaaatttcaggtatctAGACCCTATTATTACCCAAGTGCAGCTAATACTACAAGATCAGTGCCATGATATAGAGCTCTTGCTTAAGCAGGAGATGCTTGTGAATTTCTGCATCTCAGCTCTATTTTTTAAGCTTGATACTTCAAGCACAAAGGCTAAAAAGTAACCTCATTCTTGAATACCTCCACACTTCAAGTTGAAGCAATTCCCGGATGATTCCTTAGTACTTGGTTTTGGTGCAATTTACTGCACAGTACAGCCAATTTTTTTGCCTGCTGAGATGAATAGGTACAATATCTGCACGTTgtgggaataattttttttttttctccttttttaggTTCTTAGCATGTGTATTCTTACtgaaatcattaaaatttttgaagatTTTTTTGCACATCTCAAGTTCTCATTGTTGAGTGATGTAAGAAAATGATCTTGATCTGAAATGTGAAGAATGTAAAGTTTGTATACACCGTATCGGAAAATATTTATATGCCAGTTCTTTAGCAAATACACTATTCACTAGCAAGAAATTTCTCTTCTATTGTGTCCTCATTTCTTCTTCttgtatttttaaaatcttaTGTTGGTTTGAAACAAAAGTAATGTACCCTTTATATGGTCTTGTTTACTCCTCTCCTCTCTCCTTGAGTTAACTTTGAATGTTGGGTCACGGTAATAGTGGTGGTAACAATGGTGGTGATAATGGTGTTGTGGGTAGCCTAGTGGACATAGTGacaattaaaaaataaactaaaatttgtaatttttgcaTACATCACTAATTATATAATATGATTATTATTTAAtagtattaatatttttttattaaataaaataatgtaATATACTATATAATCatgttttcattatattttcaatTACGCAAACAAGATGTTTAATACTTGTCTATATATGGGTACAAAGACATGATGGACTAAcgatatgaaaaaataaaaagaacgAAATTGTAATGAGCATATCTGGAAATATAGTCAGTACTAATGAATGGCCTCGACCTTAACTCTTGAATGTGACCGGCAGAATTCCAGGATTTTATTCGTATACAGGTTTGAAGTTTTTGTAGGCTATTACTGCATAGAAAGGGTCTGATCCAGACAAAAATCCTAGCAAACCCATGAACCATTTAAAGGCTGAATTATCCTCCTGAGCGCCACCAGAAGCAGGCAGTTTCCGAACAATCTCTGGTTGAGTGAATCCTTCCACAGACTGGAAGTATTGCACGACTAGCTGAACCCGACTGTATCCAGTCCCTTCTCTCCATGCTCCAATGGCTTTCTCATAGAACATTCGATTGCTAAAGCTCACAATGAACACCCCTCCAGGCCTTAGCACTCGAAACACTTCTGCAAATACCTGCAATGGAATTAGTCCATTTAGGCATCTCCAATTTTATATATATGGCTCCCAACAAAACTAACCTTCTCTGGCTGTTGAAGATACTGCACACTAACAGTGCATATCACTGCATCAAAACTGGTACTCGCAAATTCCAGCTTCTGGTCCCGATTGAGATCCTTCACAATAAAGTAATCCAGCCTTGGGTTCTTGGCAAGTTCTTGTGCGTTAAGCCCATGTCCCACTACTCTTTTGTATGCAACTTCTTTAGGCAGATGACTAACCCAAGAGCTCATGAGATCAAGAATCTCTGAACCAGGTCTCAACCTCTCTCTATAGAGGTTGGTCAATGTGGAAATAAAGCCATGATCAACATGGGTCACAAACCGTGGATAGGCATAGAATTCTGTGTCAGGGTATGTGTTGAGTTTGGTTCTGCCTTCCTGGGTAAGAACAAGTCGCTTAATTTTGCCTGCAGTGGATTCTTGAGTTTCTCTGTTATCATTTAAAGAATTGGAAATTTTTGCAGGAAGAAATTTGGTTTGGAATAGAAAAGAGGATGAGGTCTGCAGGGCGTTTGCAGCAGGTGGTAAGGCTAAGGCCAGCATGGATTTGAAGTGATCAAGTTCTTTAGATTCTGTGTCGGAGAATGGATGGATGATAAGTTGATAACTTCATTTGCTGGGTCTGGTTCATCCTTTCATGGGCCCAAGATGAATTTCATGTGTCgttggtttttcttttttttttcctctttaattgttttttttttcaattttttaggttaaatgaaaaaagaaaattcaaatctTTACAagcatttcaattttatttaaactttttaatttattagtttaattctaaactttttatattatttttaaaataaatttaataattaaattattgattaacaaaaataattcaaatcttttttttcttataatcaaatttaatcaatcatcttaatttattaatttgtttaataattttaatatttttcaagaatttttaattttaaatttattatcttagtttttaactttttaattttttaaaaaaaattatattttatatttaatattaatactATTTGTAATTTCCATGGGTATGGATCTTCAAAACAAGAGAAAACATTAGGCGGGTTACTTGGGTAAACTCTTTGATGCTCAAGTGATTTGAGAGAGAGTATTCAGAGGTTGTTTAGCTTAATTAATGAAAATCAGATTATAAAGCACCTAGTGCTTATAAGCTAATTTAAACTTAAAAGCACTTGAAATTTTAAGCAGTTACGTGTTTGGTAAGTACttataattaactaataaatagttaatatatttaatgaaaaatagCTTATTagcacatttattattaaaatgaataaaaaaatattaaataagatttataataaaattttaaaaattaaatgaggataatataataaaatatttgatcaaattagctaaggataaatttcaacaactgtccctgaacttatatggttgtaaTATTACAgtattttaactttaaaatgtaacataaagatCCCTCAACCTTCAAATTTTGAACAATAAAATTCTTCTGACTTCCAATTACTGATTTTCCAATTAGACACTGACATAAACAATTCTAACGTGATGCTTAGttaacatttctctctcctctcttatgcaaaaTATGAATAGTAGAGAATAGAGAGAGAGCTAGTCTTCGTAAATGGCATCCTCTTTGACACCCTTCTCTGGTGATCTAGTTAGAGTCTCATCCTCCCTTTCTCTACCTCGTTCATGCTCTAGTTCTAtagattcaaaaattgaaaacctTATCAAATACTCTTATGTTCCGGAGGAAGCCCAAATTTCTGAAGCATCTATGCCTCTATTGAATCCTTACAATGTATATAGGAGGAATAATACTCTGACCCAGAGTATTAGAACTCTCATCTCTGCTAAAAGACTAGTAACTAAAGAATATGTCCAAGCCTCTTGTTTAGACCAATGTTCTCTCAAGCCCACTGTGGCCGAACCATGTGTTATGCTTGAATTACAAGAACTTGTCTCCTACTCGAAAAGAGAAGGATATACCCATTTTCATCTTGGAGTAGTTCATTTGATCTTGTTCCTCCATGGCAGGAAAGGATTACTAGTCATCGCTCAGCTTGCTCTATTAGATACTCATTTTGTCCATTATGAGTATGTAGTGATTAGCACTGTTTTGACTACTTTGCATGCAGGAAGTGTAGTCTTAACCTTCTTCCCTAACTTCAACCTATCTCTTATGGATCCAAATCTATCCATTGCTTTTAAAGTTCATATCTAGACCACGGGAGTAGAATAGACGGCCACTTCCTTATCAGCCACCTTGCATCGTCAATTAATAATCAGAGTCCAAAATCATGCTTTGGAACTCCCTTCACAAGAAACTTCTTCTGAGGCTCTATTCATATTAGCAGAAGAAGAAAGAGTTCCAACTATTGTGCAAATCTCTAGAAAAATTTCAAGGGAGGAGTTGATAAAACTCATGCTCATGGAATGGTTAACAAACTATGAAAGGCTCTTGCAGGACTCCCAAACTATCCAGACTATTCAACCCATATTTCATAAATAAGTGGATGGGTTGGTAAAAACTATTTTCTAGAAGCCTAGAAGCTCTTTTAGTTTAGATACAGTTCATTATTCTTTCATGATAACCCCTATAATGCAGCCTAGGGAAAAAATCCCTATTCATAGTTTTAAATCTGATGAAATTGCATTTATGTTGACAAgataaatgggcattttatttGGGATGTTGCTAGGAGTGGTAGCTGTGACCCAGGATGCACTTATAGTGAAGAAATCGAATACCATGAATGTCATAAGAACAACAGGAAGCTCAAGAAGACTGCAGTCAACCCCGATAGATAAAGCATGTCAAGGAGAAAACCAGAGGATCTAGATTCTAGTCCTTGGATTGGTACCCATAAATAGGTATTGGAAAAGGAGGCTAAGGAGCTCAATTTTTACAGGAAGCCACTTCCTATCCATTAGAAAGGACTTGAGATCCTAAAAAAGGAAAGAGAAGCAATGGTTTATCCTAACAAATGCTCACCAATATATGGCCCTACTCCTTCAGTTCCTCTGGTTCAACCCTATATGATGTTTAATCCAATAGACATGAACACAAATTTTCTTCCCTCTAAGAAGATTTATAAATTCACAAACCAAAATGGTTTCAACTCCATATGTCCAACCATCTATGGTGACCCCTTCCGGTAAAATGGAAGAACCAAAACCATTTAAAGCGATGCTCAATTGGCAAACTAATAATGCAATAGCCTAAAACTAGGTCCTCTAAAAGATCGATGGGAAATTGAATCAAGTAGTGAGCCAGGCAAAAACATTGATGTCAATCTGAATTCTTTGACTACCAAAGTCTAAAACATGTATTGTGACTTAAAGGTCAAGATTTCTCGGCTGGATGCAGAATTAAAAAGCCTTATCGAGCAAAAGAGATTTGGAGGTGAATTTTATCAGAGGAAGTAGAAATCAAAAGGCTAAAAATGGGGCCTGCAAAGATCGAGGCAGACTTAAATCAACAAACAAATGACCCTTTCTCTTCTACTTACCCATTCTCATTTTATAAGCCATTTTCCAACCAACCTGCTCAGATTCAAATCCCTTTAAGATGACCTATGACTTATTCAAAAAGTCAATATCTTCCCCATCAGTCCATCCTCAACCACCCAAAAGTCTTTCCT
The Hevea brasiliensis isolate MT/VB/25A 57/8 chromosome 15, ASM3005281v1, whole genome shotgun sequence genome window above contains:
- the LOC110656586 gene encoding uncharacterized protein LOC110656586 isoform X1 — protein: MSETSGGFTSADLNKLGPDYFTFYTCEVKELLSQNEDFLPFAAEIAGNRCEEVRGNNVEPSSGSLFDKCIGAGLSDCKKERLNALLRQTLATLVPEVDEMLDPVVAMRRLQSKVRNRKLISGLKDVMSEGETEQNNANKRIKKSSSSSTNINTAASPVSSGSCREGSASKCMGSKCSDVALPGKGMSTVVQKHCTCCSTNNPNGTADQEGKFQCNACGTTSTNESEFHLASNTSADKVDEEGDVDLQFLLENDSSLVEASIKKYSDQLFTMLGHMEKQLEELLDVVVSTCRPMSLAEKKQLQKLIQKLPPKNLNRVAEIVQRSKSLETQNCDEIFVDLEKEYLPFSRTMQLCGGCITMLKQLKKLESSHNSKISGI
- the LOC110656586 gene encoding uncharacterized protein LOC110656586 isoform X5 translates to MSETSGGFTSADLNKLGPDYFTFYTCEVKELLSQNEDFLPFAAEIAGNRCEEVRGNNVEPSSGSLFDKCIGAGLSDCKKERLNALLRQTLATLVPEVDEMLDPVVAMRRLQSKGSASKCMGSKCSDVALPGKGMSTVVQKHCTCCSTNNPNGTADQEGKFQCNACGTTSTNESEFHLASNTSADKVDEEGDVDLQFLLENDSSLVEASIKKYSDQLFTMLGHMEKQLEELLDVVVSTCRPMSLAEKKQLQKLIQKLPPKNLNRVAEIVQRSKSLETQNCDEIFVDLEKEYLPFSRTMQLCGGCITMLKQLKKLESSHNSKISGI
- the LOC110656586 gene encoding uncharacterized protein LOC110656586 isoform X3, which codes for MSETSGGFTSADLNKLGPDYFTFYTCEVKELLSQNEDFLPFAAEIAGNRCEEVRGNNVEPSSGSLFDKCIGAGLSDCKKERLNALLRQTLATLVPEVDEMLDPVVAMRRLQSKVRNRKLISGLKDVMSEGETEQNNANKRIKKSSSSSTNINTAASPGSASKCMGSKCSDVALPGKGMSTVVQKHCTCCSTNNPNGTADQEGKFQCNACGTTSTNESEFHLASNTSADKVDEEGDVDLQFLLENDSSLVEASIKKYSDQLFTMLGHMEKQLEELLDVVVSTCRPMSLAEKKQLQKLIQKLPPKNLNRVAEIVQRSKSLETQNCDEIFVDLEKEYLPFSRTMQLCGGCITMLKQLKKLESSHNSKISGI
- the LOC110656586 gene encoding uncharacterized protein LOC110656586 isoform X2, which gives rise to MSETSGGFTSADLNKLGPDYFTFYTCEVKELLSQNEDFLPFAAEIAGNRCEEVRGNNVEPSSGSLFDKCIGAGLSDCKKERLNALLRQTLATLVPEVDEMLDPVVAMRRLQSKVRNRKLISGLKDVMSEGETEQNNANKRIKKSSSSSTNINTAASPVSSGSCREGSASKCMGSKCSDVALPGKGMSTVVQKHCTCCSTNNPNGTADQEGKFQCNACGTTSTNESEFHLASNTSADKVDEEFLLENDSSLVEASIKKYSDQLFTMLGHMEKQLEELLDVVVSTCRPMSLAEKKQLQKLIQKLPPKNLNRVAEIVQRSKSLETQNCDEIFVDLEKEYLPFSRTMQLCGGCITMLKQLKKLESSHNSKISGI
- the LOC110656586 gene encoding uncharacterized protein LOC110656586 isoform X4, with amino-acid sequence MSETSGGFTSADLNKLGPDYFTFYTCEVKELLSQNEDFLPFAAEIAGNRCEEVRGNNVEPSSGSLFDKCIGAGLSDCKKERLNALLRQTLATLVPEVDEMLDPVVAMRRLQSKVRNRKLISGLKDVMSEGETEQNNANKRIKKSSSSSTNINTAASPVSSGSCREGSASKCMGSKCSDVALPGKGMSTVVQKHCTCCSTNNPNGTADQEGKFQCNACGTTSTNESEFHLASNTSADKVDEEGDVDLQFLLENDSSLVEASIKKYSDQLFTMLGHMEKQLEELLDVVVSTCRPMSLAEKKQLQKLIQKLPPKNLNRVAEIVQRSKSLETQNCDEIFVDLEKEDNATLWRLYYYVEAVEKARKLS
- the LOC110656585 gene encoding uncharacterized protein LOC110656585 — protein: MLALALPPAANALQTSSSFLFQTKFLPAKISNSLNDNRETQESTAGKIKRLVLTQEGRTKLNTYPDTEFYAYPRFVTHVDHGFISTLTNLYRERLRPGSEILDLMSSWVSHLPKEVAYKRVVGHGLNAQELAKNPRLDYFIVKDLNRDQKLEFASTSFDAVICTVSVQYLQQPEKVFAEVFRVLRPGGVFIVSFSNRMFYEKAIGAWREGTGYSRVQLVVQYFQSVEGFTQPEIVRKLPASGGAQEDNSAFKWFMGLLGFLSGSDPFYAVIAYKNFKPVYE